The following proteins are co-located in the Deltaproteobacteria bacterium genome:
- the dprA gene encoding DNA-protecting protein DprA, whose translation MDEFRASLALRHTKGLGPRTWRRLLDAFGSADRAVAAFPAWKGLVSSRVMDAFRSRAWEDKADAEAARAERLQLSILPWSDAGYPELLRHIPDPPLFLYYLGDVTLLNRPGVALVGSRQCSRYGTGMADSIAATLSRAGVCVVSGFAFGIDRVAHVGALRGVGSTIAVLGTGLDLIYPASNADLWSEIASKGLILTEFSPGTKPEGPNFPHRNRIVSGLSLGVLVVEAALGSGSLITASLALAQNREVFALPGPANLKTFQGCHQLIRQGACLVQDGEDILRELDARLRPFALSGEQPVAPVLVPTEATRPGAVAPTPVLPDDPDQRTVARLLAGRPRAHVDVLTRELDWPSEKVSSTLLLLELQGLVEQLPGMYYALSRT comes from the coding sequence ATGGATGAATTTCGGGCCAGCCTGGCCCTGCGTCACACGAAAGGACTGGGGCCACGGACCTGGAGACGTCTGCTCGACGCCTTTGGGAGCGCGGACCGCGCCGTGGCGGCCTTTCCGGCCTGGAAGGGACTGGTTTCGTCCAGGGTCATGGATGCCTTCCGAAGTCGCGCCTGGGAGGACAAGGCCGACGCGGAAGCCGCCCGTGCCGAGCGGTTGCAGCTGTCCATCCTGCCCTGGTCCGATGCCGGCTATCCGGAGTTGTTGCGCCATATCCCCGACCCGCCTCTTTTTTTGTATTATCTCGGTGATGTTACCTTGCTGAACCGGCCCGGCGTGGCCCTGGTCGGATCGCGCCAGTGCTCGCGCTATGGCACGGGCATGGCCGATTCCATCGCCGCCACCCTGAGCCGGGCCGGCGTGTGCGTGGTTTCCGGATTCGCCTTTGGCATCGATCGCGTCGCCCATGTCGGCGCCCTGCGGGGAGTGGGTTCGACCATCGCGGTCCTGGGCACGGGTCTGGATCTGATCTATCCGGCGTCCAATGCCGATCTGTGGTCGGAAATCGCGTCCAAGGGCTTGATCCTGACGGAATTTTCTCCCGGAACCAAACCCGAGGGGCCCAACTTTCCGCACCGCAACCGCATCGTCAGCGGCCTGTCCCTGGGCGTGCTGGTGGTCGAGGCCGCCCTGGGCAGCGGCAGTCTGATCACGGCCAGCCTGGCGCTGGCCCAGAACCGCGAGGTCTTCGCCCTGCCCGGACCGGCAAACCTGAAAACCTTTCAGGGCTGCCATCAACTTATCCGCCAGGGGGCCTGTCTGGTTCAGGACGGCGAGGACATCCTGCGCGAACTGGACGCGCGCCTTCGGCCCTTTGCCCTGTCCGGGGAACAGCCCGTGGCGCCAGTTTTGGTCCCGACCGAGGCAACCAGGCCGGGCGCCGTGGCGCCCACGCCCGTCCTGCCGGACGATCCCGATCAGCGAACCGTGGCGCGTCTGCTCGCGGGCCGGCCGAGGGCCCACGTCGATGTCCTGACCCGTGAGTTGGACTGGCCGTCGGAAAAGGTCAGCTCGACCTTGCTCCTTTTGGAATTGCAAGGCCTTGTGGAACAGTTGCCCGGAATGTATTATGCGCTGTCGCGAACATGA